CGTCTATGTCATCGATCACGGAACCATCGTCTTCGAGGGCACGCCGGACGCCCTCCGCGCCGACCATCGGGTCACCGCGACCTACCTCGGGGTTGGCGGCTGATCGGCGGAGATACGCCATGGAGCCGGTGGCGGAGGGAAGGTTCCTTATCGACTGCCACGTCCACCTGGCCGCGGTGCCGGAGGGGGACAACGGCTGCTACATCTCCCCGAAGATGCTCCGGAGCCCGCTCTTCCGTCTGCTGATGTGGAAGCAGGCCCTCGATCCGGCGAGACCGCGCGAGGCGAATCGCAAGTACGTCGATGATCTCCTGACCGAGCTCCGTGCCTCGCAGCACGTCCGTCAGGCGGTGCTGCTCGGCATGGACGGCGTCTACGATCAGGCCGGCCGGCTCGATCGGGAGCACACGGATTTCCTGATCGGCAACGACTACGTGCTCGCGACCGCGCGCGCTCACCCCGGCGCGTTCCTGGCCGGCGTCTCCATCAACCCGATGCGGCGGGACGCGATCGACGAGGTGCATCGCTGCGCGGAGGCGGGCGCCGCGCTCGTGAAGGTGCTGCCGAACGCCCAGCAGTTCGATCCCGGGGATGCGCGGCACAAGCCCTTCTACCGGGCGCTTGCCGCGAGGAGGCTGCCGCTGCTCAGCCACGTGGGCTATGAGTTCAGCCTGATCGGCAAGGACCAGTCGATGGGCGATCCCAACCGCCTCCGCGTGCCCCTGGACGAGGGCGCGACGGTGATCGCCGCCCACGCGTGCAGCTACGGCCTGGTCCTCCGCGAGAAGTTCCTCCCGACGCTGCGCGAGCTCGCGGGCCGCTATCGCGGCTTCTATGCCGACGTCTCGGCGCTGACGCTGCCCAATCGCTTCCGCATGCTCCTGCACCTGAGAAAGCACCCGGAGCTCCATCCGCGCCTGCTATTCGGCACGGACTATCCGCTCCCCGTGTTCGGCTTTCCCGCCTGGGGCCGCAGGGCGCCGAGGTCCGGAAACCGCTTCGATCGGCAGGCGGTGGTGTGCGGGGCCCTGGGGATCGGCGTTCGCTCACTCGGCGATCTCCTGCCGCCCGCGACGAAGTAGACCACGGCAACCACGCCCCGCCCCCCCTGGAGGACGCCGACGCGTATGCATGCGCTTCGCCTCGCCGCCGTGATCATCGCGCTCGGACTGGCGCTCGCCGCGCCCTCCATCGCTCAGGAGACGCCGCGAATGGGCGGCGTGCTCAAGGTGGCCGCCATCGGGGAGCCGCCCACGCTCGACATCCCCTCGAGCACCGCCACGCTCGGCTACGAGATCATGTGGCGCGTCAACGAGGGCCTCTTCACGTACGACAAGGGCTTCAATCCCATCCCGATGCTCGCGAAGTCGCACACGGTGAAATGACGTCCGCCGACGTGGTGCCGTCGCCCCGCCGCTGGGGGCGCGTGGCCTCGGTGGGGCGCACGCGGTGGAAGTATGTCGAGGCGGTGGAGGCGAAGGATCCCTACACCGTGGTGATCAGCATGAAGCAGCCGTCGGAGCTCCAGGTCGAGGTGGACGTGAAGAAGAGCAAGGCCATCATCGACCGGCTACAGACGGCGTTCTACGAGGACGTGGGGCAGGTGAAGCTCGGCGACTACTTCACCCTGGACGTCGCGCGTCGGGATCTGCGCGGCGAGTTCCGCCCCGCGCCCCGCATGTACTTCTGGAATAGCTGGCTCGCGCGCTGACCCGTTACGGGAACAGCC
This window of the Candidatus Methylomirabilota bacterium genome carries:
- a CDS encoding amidohydrolase family protein; translated protein: MEPVAEGRFLIDCHVHLAAVPEGDNGCYISPKMLRSPLFRLLMWKQALDPARPREANRKYVDDLLTELRASQHVRQAVLLGMDGVYDQAGRLDREHTDFLIGNDYVLATARAHPGAFLAGVSINPMRRDAIDEVHRCAEAGAALVKVLPNAQQFDPGDARHKPFYRALAARRLPLLSHVGYEFSLIGKDQSMGDPNRLRVPLDEGATVIAAHACSYGLVLREKFLPTLRELAGRYRGFYADVSALTLPNRFRMLLHLRKHPELHPRLLFGTDYPLPVFGFPAWGRRAPRSGNRFDRQAVVCGALGIGVRSLGDLLPPATK